GCCCACCTACGTCGTGACGAACTTCACGCGCAAACACCGGATCCGCCAGGACTTCTTCTCCGGCCCGCGCGGGCGCGAGGAGAGCTTAGAGAGCGTTCACGAGCAGTTCGACACCGACCGGCACGTCTTCGTCGGCACGGACGAGGCCGACCGCGAGCTCGCAGAGCGCGTCGGCTGGGAGTACCTTCCCGTTGAGGACGCCGCGGAGGCGGCGGGCTGGACGCTCGCCGACGACGCCCCCGAACCGGAACCCGACGAGGACGAACGCGACGACTGGCCCTGAACCGGGGCGCCTTAGTACGGAGACACGAGAGCGACGGGTATGTCACTCGACGTCGCCCGCGCGCTGAAAGAGGGGCTCGATCGGCTCGTGAGCCGCAACGGTCTCGTGTTCGTCGGCGTCTTCCTGCTCGTCTCGATCGTCGGTAACGTCGCCCTCGACAGCGCGACCCTCGCCCTCGAGTCCGTGACCGCCGACCTCGCCGCCGAAACCGGCCAGCCCCCGCCGACCACCCTACCCGAGGGCACGACGCCGCTGGGGTTCGACCTCCCCGGCTCGGTCATCAGCCTGTTGCTTCTGGTCTGGCTGCTCGCGTGGGCCGCCACGAGCGTCGTCGCCGTACGCGTCATGGCGAGCGAGCACACCGGGACGATCCCCGACGAGCTGTTCTCGCGGCGGTTGACGTTCGCGACCGTCAACGAGGTGTTCGTCCGGATCGTCGTCCTGACGCTCATCACAGTCGGCCTCGTCTTTCTCGTCGTCCCCGGGGTCGTCCTCGCGATCTGTTTCTACTTCGTCCGCCCGCTGATCGCGATCGAGGACCGAAACGCGATCGACGCGATGGTCGAGAGCTGGCGGCTCTCACGGGGCGATCGGGTTACGATCTTCCTCCTGCTGGCCGGGGCGGTCGTCGTCTACGT
The DNA window shown above is from Halalkalicoccus subterraneus and carries:
- a CDS encoding DUF7124 domain-containing protein, yielding PTYVVTNFTRKHRIRQDFFSGPRGREESLESVHEQFDTDRHVFVGTDEADRELAERVGWEYLPVEDAAEAAGWTLADDAPEPEPDEDERDDWP